The DNA sequence ACCACCTTAGAGCGAATATCTTCCCCATATAACTGAACAGTATCTACCCCCTCCTTTTTATAGGGAAAAGCCAAGCTAAGCTGGAGACCATCAGCTAAATATGTTGAGGCTTGAAACGCTCTTTTCCAACTCAACATATTCAACCGATGGTAATAGCCCATCAAAATGATCGCCGCGGAAATGCCTACCAAAGCCAATGAAATGGAAAATACGAAGGGTAAGGTGCCTGCTTTGAGTTTTAATTTATGCATGGGCTAATATCGCAATTTGGCTGTTCTTTTTCAGTTCAATAAATGTCTACACTATTTAGCACCTTGCTAAAAGACTCCTAATCATCGGCCAAATACCATAACAGAAAGATGCTTCTAAAAATTTATAACCTTCAAATAGTACCAAGTCTAACTTAGGCAATACTTCTTAAGGGATTTTCTTTTTACAAAGGGAAATCTATAACTTTTTACCTCTATTGGCAAATTCCTAAATAACCTTTGGGGGTTTGGAACCATTATACTACTTAAAAAAATAACCCTTCCACAATTTAATTCAATTAAAGCATATTTCATATTAGACCAAGGATGTGCGTACCCCCTGTTATCTACCTCATGCTTTGGTTTATATATAAAAACGATTTTAACATCTTTGGGTGAGAATACAACCTCACTTCTATCTGAGTAAGAATAGAGCTTATTCTCATCATCAAATGCAATCACACTATCTTTATTTAAACTAAAATGATTGAAATAAATTACAAATACCGGTATATAAACATATATAAGAATAAAAGTAGAGGTTAGAAAATAGAAAACAGGATCTAACAATAGGTTATCAAATCCTTTAATATGCCCAACTATCATCGATATAATTATTAAAAACACTGTATAACTCAATAAATGTCTAATTAACCTATAGTGGGAGTGATTATCAATTTTAAATTTTTTCATATATTCATTAAAATCTGGGAACCCATCCAGAACGGATTCCATTATTAAAATCTATATACCCTCTTTGAGTTTTATAGGTGATTTCTTGCATTAAATTTTGATAACCTTCAATTGCCATAGGCGCAAGATAAAAGCCAGCGCCAACCGCTACTCCTAAAAGTGGGTGAACCATACCTGCAGCATATGCAGCCCCAACTCCAGTCGTATTGTAGATGAAATTACCTAATGTCTGATTTCCATTATACAACTGAACCGCATCATAAGCTACTGAAAATACACCAACAGCTAACCCTCCATGCTTTGCAATACCCCCTATTATCGGTATGATTTTCGGGGTAGATCGCATAACTCCCACTATTTTATCTGGTGAGACGTGACCATAAATCGGTTTGACAGATGTAAATGTTGTGCTTTGCATTAATGATTCAATACCACCAAAAATTATCCCTCCCTCTGATAAGCGCTGGTTTATTTCTCCTGCATCATAATTTCCAAGTGTTCCTAATTTGTATCTTATTTTATCTGGCCCATTTAATTTATTATAGTTACGATTTTCTTTTCCTTGTTCAATCTTTTCATCAAGTTTTGAGGCTAATGGATGCGCCGCATGATTCAAACCCGAACTAATTAAACCATTCCTAAAGCCATCTGCAAATTCTCCACCTGCTATTTCACTACTAACTCCACCTACTAAACCACCTGCAGCGATTAAACCTGCTTTTTGCCAATAAATATTCTTAGGATTTACCTTTATACCACCAATAGCACTTGAGGCCGCAGATCCCATAGCACCAGAGGCAAACCCATGGATGTATTCCCCGCCTTGGGCTAAATTCATCACTCCTCCTACATGCCCATGCATAAATGCCTGAAGAGTACCCTTACCAAATGCTGACATACTTCCTGCTCCTGTTGCAGGAATACCCACTATCATTTGACCTATTCCAAATGATGCAGCTCCACCTATTGCCCCAAAAATGGCTGCCTTTCCTGCACCGTCCCAAAAGTTATTCCCATTAAATGAATTTGAGATCCCATTGGTTGCTACACTAATTGCTACACCAATCAACATCGAAGTAATGATCGCTTCCCCACCAGGATCTACCATCATCACAGGATTATTCCCCATCCCCACATATCCGCTGGCGAATTGACGGGCAGGATCCACGGATATCCAACGCCCTATGCGGGCATCATACATTCTGGCTTGGAAAGTATGCCAATTATGGGTATTCGTATCATCTTCTGCAAATTCCCCCTGATAACCATAACGGTAGGAGATATCGGTGGTACTCATTCGATAGCCAAAGGGGTAATAAGAGGCATGCCCACCTGAATTGATTGCTTCTTTATTCCAAGCGACCAATGAACGTACATTCCCTAAATGATCACGAATTTCATATACAGGATCTTCGTTCCCAGCGTAAGCGGTCCCTAATCGACTGCTGCCGTAGATGGGGACTTCAATAAGTTGTGGTGTCCCTTGATTGCTTTGCTGATAAATGGCCAGGACGTTACCTGAGGCATCATTTACGTAGTAGGTTTTTAAATTATCATCATCGTTTGCCTGGAAGGATCGATGGCCATTGACATTATATCCATAATTGACTGCAAACAGATTAGTACCTTTTTGGACATCTACCCTCGTCATATGCCCACTTAAATTAAAAGTAGGATTTAATGTTAGTTTTTGTTCCGTAAGCTCGACATTACCATCCCACTCTTTGTAGATCGCCTGTTTTAATTGACCAATTTCATCATAGCTAAAACTACCATAATCACCTAAACCACCATGAGCTACCCTTGCTAATTGGTTACGTGATGAATAGTGATAAGTAAAATCATCCATAACGTCCCCTTTATCATCAAATCGAGAAATTTTCTGGATGTTTTTGTTCTTATCATAAGATAAGTTGTTCACCTTAAACTGATCGGTAGTAGATTTAAATGTGGCCCCTGAAGCCATGGCATAATCCGCCGACAAGAGTTGTCATTAAGATCCGCATTGGGTTAGACGTAAATAATTACGTCTCTACAGGATAGCGTAATCCAATAATCCTGAAAATAAAGGCAAAAAAAAGACAGGCACAACACCTGTCTTTTCAATATCATTAAACATAGTCTGTCGAAAATATGATTTCTACTGTCGTAGGGACGTTGCATGCAACGTCCTTACCGTGAGGTAAAAATGACACCCTACATTAATAACTAACCATTAATTCCCTCTCCAGAAGAAAGGAGTAAACAGCAGCAAAACGGTAAACAACTCCAGTCGGCCCAACAGCATCAGTGAGCTACAAATCCACTTGGCCATCGGTGGTAACCAGGCAAAATTATCGACAGGACCAACACTGCCAATTCCAGGCCCCACATTCCCTAAAGAAGTCGCGCTCGCTCCCATGGCAGTCATCAGATCCAGGCCTGTCATGGCCAGGAGCATCGCACCGATCACGAAGGTGATCAGGAAAATAATTACGAAGGCAAGGACTGTATAGGTAATTTCACCCGATACCGCTTTGCCATTCAGCCGAACAGGAATAACGGCGGAGGGATGAAGTTGGCGCTTTAAATCCAGCCAGCCATTTTTGGCCAAAATTAAATGCCGAACAGTCTTGATTCCCCCTGCGGTGGAACCTGCTGAACCTCCGACAAACAATAGGATAAAACAGAGGATCGTCAGGAAGGGTGCCCAACTGGTATAATCAGCAGAAACAAAACCAGTGGTGGTGATTAAAGATACCAACTGGAAGGCCACATCACGGAAGCCCAGTTCTATATCTCCGTATAACTGGTACCCTACATACAACCCAAAAACGGTGGACAATCCCACGATAGATAAAAAGTACGCTCGAAACTCGTCGTTATTCCACACCTTTTTCAGCTGTCCCTGAAAGCCAAAATACATCATCGAGAAATTGGTTCCAGCGAAGAACATAAAGATGATGATTGTATATTGAATCAAAGGATTTGGAAAGTGAGCGATAGAGGCATTTTTAGTGGAGAATCCTCCAGTGGCCATGGTCGTAAGGCTATGGTTGAACGCATCATACCAGGTCATGCCAAACACCCGCAGCAACACGGTTTCTGTCAGGGTTAATCCAATATAAATCACCCATAGGCGTTTGGCGGTATCGGTGATTCGTGGGCGTAATTTATCTGCTGAAATCCCTGGGGCTTCTGCAACAAACAGCTGCATGCCCCCTACGCCTATCAAAGGCAGGATTGCGACAGTCAGTACAATAATTCCCATGCCGCCGATCCACTGCGTCAGGCTTCGCCAATACAGAATCGAGGGCGCCACGGCTTCAATATCTTTCAATATAGAAGCCCCAGTGGTGGTATAACCCGATATACATTCAAAAAAGGCATCGGTGAGGTTATGAATTGCGCCACTGAATAAATAGGGCAGGGTTGCTGATAAGGCCATCAGAATCCAGCCAAAAGTTACGACAATATAAACATCTCGCTTCTTGACCACCCGTTCGGTCTGACGTGTAAAAAAAAAGGCCAGACTGCCCGCTCCCATTGTTATGGCAAAAGCTTTCAGGATCGCCCAATGTTGCATATCCTGAAAATAGATTGAAAACGGTAGGGCTGTCAGCATAAAAACACTGTTGATGATCAACAGCATGCCGAGAATATGGATAATCGATTTAAAATGAAATCTCATGGAAGGATATTACTTAAAAAATCTTTCTACCACCCGAATTGCTTCTGGCTTACACAATACAACCACGTGATCCTTCGGGTTGAACTCAAAATTACCCATAGTGGTAAAACCACGAGTATTCCGAATTACCCCACCAATAATTGCACCTTCAGGAAAATCAAGGTCACGCACTTTCTGAAAGCATATCGCTGAATTTTCGCGTACTTCAAATTCCATTACCTCAGCATCTACTCCATGCACACTCGTTACAGTGAGTACATTTCCACGGCGCAAGTAGCGGCAAATAAAGTTTGCGGCAATCAATTTTTTATTGATCATGGTATCTACACCAATCGCCTGCGAAAGGTGTATATAGTCCATATTTTCTACCAAAGCGATGGTTTTCTGTACATTGTTGTTTTTCGCCAACAGGCAGGAAATAATGTTGGTTTCAGAGTTTCCTGTAACAGCAATGAAGGCGTCCATTTCCTCCAGGCCTTCCTCTTTCAGCAAGGAAACATCATTGGAATCTCCATTAATTACCAAAACTTCAGGCAACTGATCAGCCAGTAAAAAACACTTCTCTTTGTCTTTTTCCACCAGCTTCACCCGGTATTTGTTGGTGCGCTCCGAAAGTTTCCGTGCGGCATGTAAGCCCGTACGGCTCCCGCCAAGAATCATAATATCTTTGATTCGTTTTTTCGTTCCACCCTTCAGTGAAAAGACCGCATCGACTCCTGTTGGTTCTGCAATAAAATAGACATAATCGTTTACTTCAAGGCGGGTATCCCCATCAGGAATAATCGTTTGCCCATCTCGCAAGACGGCCACAATTACAAAGTCACGGTTTTTATTCAGTGAGGCGGAATCTTTCAGGGTTACCCCTGCAAAAGGATCACCCTCTTCGATATGTATACCGATCAGGGAAAGCATTCCTCTGTCGAACTCAAAAGTGTCCGTCAGGGCGGCCTCGCGCAACAGGCGCTTAATCTCCCGAGCAGCCAAAGATTCTGGCGAAATAAGCTCATCTATCCCCAGGGAGCGTAAATCTTCGCGTTGCCTATGGCTCAGGAAATCCACATTGTTGATGCGTGCAACCGTTCGCTGTGCTCCCAGTTTTTTTCCAATCATACAGGTGGCCAGGTTGGTTTCCTCCGCAGGCGTAACAGCAATCAGCAAATCTGCCTTCGCCACTTCCGCATCCTTGAGTACATCATAATAAATGGAGTTCCCCTCGATCGTGGCAACATCCAACTGATTAGAGACATACTGCAACCTCTCCTTGTCTGTGTCAATAATGACAATATCTTTTTGCTCGTGGGCCAATTGCTTCGCTAAATGGAAGCCGACCTCCCCTGCGCCAGCGATAACTATATGCATTTTCTTCCTGCTAATTTCTAATTGCTCGAATATAGGAAATTTTAAAATCAAATTAAGGTTTAATTACAATTCCGCCTATAATAAAGCGGTTCAGATTATCGTTGCCCCCCGAATGTCCTCACTCATCAAAAAATTATAATTTTCACCAATTTAAGTCTTTAATCAATACCTAAAGCATTGAGTTACTGCCAACTACGAAACAATCCACTTTATCAACCGTATCCCTACTTAGGGCATAAGTGTTTTTCTTTTGCTTCTATTTTTATCTTAAAAAGATCACCAAATATTACCTAACCCTCCACCAACCACCTAACTAAAAAAATTTCCTACTTCAAAAAGAACGTGGATTTGAAGAACCAATACCGAACTATTACAAACTAAACTTACCAAACATGACAGCGTTAGAATTTAGCTACAATCTTGACAAGTTATCCACTTCGTTAAGACCGTTTGCTATGAGATTGACTAAGGATTCAGAGGCGGCGAATGACCTGTTACAGGAAACTGTGCTAAAAGCATATACCAATAGGGAGAAGTTTACTGAGGGGACAAATTTGAAAGCGTGGCTTTACACGATCATGAAAAACACTTTCATCACCAATTATCAAAGAATGGTGAGAAGGAATACCTTTATTGATACCACAGATAATTTACATTACATTAACTCTTCTGGCAACATTACAGAGAACATGGCGTATTCAAGTTTCGCCATGCGGGATATCAAGGAAGCGATTGGCAAATTGGATGAAAATTACCGCTTGCCATTCTTAATGCACTTTCGAGGGTTTAAGTATTATGAAATTGCCGAAAAACTGAATATTCCTATTGGAACTGTAAAAAATAGAATACATATTGCTCGTAAGGACCTTAAATCAATGCTTAAAAATTATCAAGGCAAATTATAGGTCCGATATTAAGTGTCGAGCCATAATCAACCTTATCGATGAACTCTATAAAAAAAAAGGCAGTCGTGATTGGTGCTGGATTCTCCGGAATTTCTGTCGCCAGTTCACTTGCACAAAAAGGGTATCAAGTAACTGTTATTGAAAAAAACACACAATTAGGAGGCAGAGCCCGGCAATACCATTGCTCGGGCTTTACTTTTGATATGGGACCAAGCTGGTACTGGATGCCTGACATTTTTGAAAATTATTTCAAGCAATTTGGAAAGAAGCCATCAGACTATTATGAGCTGGTCAGGCTCGACCCCTCATATACGATCGTCTTTGATGAAAAAGAGCACTGGCCCATTCCCGCTTCAACAAAAGAACTCGGTGAATTTTTAGAAAAGTTTGAAAAAGGCGCCGCAAAACAACTCGACAAATTCCTTGAGCAGGCCGCCTATAAATACAAAGTGGGAATTAATGATTTTGTGAATCGACCGTCCTTATCGGTGACTGAATTTATTGATTTCAAAATCTTAAAAGGAGCCTTGAGTCTTGACCTACTGTCGTCACTGGCAAGCCATGTACGGAAATTTTTTAAGCACGAGAAGATTATCAAGTTACTCGAATTTCCAGTGCTTTTTCTTGGCGCAACGCCGCAAAATACGCCTGCATTATACAGTCTGATGAATTATGCCGACCTATCATTAGGGACCTGGTACCCACAGGGGGGCATGTACAAGATTGTTGAGGGGATGGTGAGTTTAGCCGAAGAACTTGGTGTGGAATTTAAAACTGGCGAAACAGTTAGTCATATCGAGGTTAATGATGGCAAAGCCCGGGGTGTTACCACGGATCAGGGGCATTACCATGCTGATATAGTTGTTGGTGGTGCGGACTATGAACATATCGAGCAAAAGTTACTTCCGCCTCAGTACCGATCCTACAGCCGAAAATATTGGGAGAAGAGAACGATGGCTCCTTCAGCGCTGTTATTCTATATCGGTCTTGATAAAAAACTTGAAGGCATAAACCACCACATGCTGTTCTTTGATGAGGACTTTAATCAGCACGCTAAGGATATTTACACTGACCCAAAATGGCCCAGCAAGCCATTATTCTATATGAGTGCGGCATCGGTTACTGATCCTTCCGTTGCACCAGAAGGAAAGGAAAATTTGGTATTACTGATTCCGGTAGCCCCAGGGTTGCAGGATGATGAACAAACCCGCACCCATTATTATGACATCATCATGGCGCGCTTAGAACGTCTGATTGGACAATCAGTTAAAAAGCATGTGCTTTTCAAAAAATCATATGCAATTACTGATTTTGAAAATGACTACAACGCTTTCAGGGGAAATGCTTACGGTTTAGCCAATACCCTGAGCCAGACGGCAATATTGAAACCCAAATGCCGTTCAAAAGTAGTTGAAAATTTGTATTTTGTTGGACAACTCACTGTACCAGGGCCTGGTGTGCCCCCCTCATTAATTTCAGGGACAGTCGTTGCCAAAGAAATTGAAAAAGCCTACGCTCCCCATTAAGATACCTCATGATGATGGACCTATTTACCAAAACCACCTTTGATTGTGCCAAGCTGATCACTCAAGCTTACAGCACCTCTTTTACGCTTGGCATCAAAACCCTTGATAAATCTCTTCATGAGCCTATTTATGCAATTTATGGGTTTGTCAGGTATGCTGATGAAATTGTCGATACTTTTCACCAGTGGGATCGTGCCGCTTTGCTCAACCGCTTTGAAAAAGACACCTTTCAGTCCCTTGAAGAGGGCATCAGCCTTAACCCGGTATTGCATGCTTTTCAGAATGTCGTCAATGCCTACAAAATTGACCACGAGTACATCAAGGCTTTTTTGTACAGCATGAGGATGGACCTTACCGAGACGACTTACGATCAGCAAAAGTATGAAACCTATATTTATGGTTCTGCTGAAGTTGTTGGCTTGATGTGCCTGAAAGTTTTCTGTCAGCATTCGAATGCCGACTTCGATCATTTGAAAACCGCCGCCTGTAAATTGGGCAGTGCTTTTCAAAAAGTGAATTTTCTGCGCGATATGAAAAGTGACCATGAAGAGCGAGGGCGGGTCTATTTCCCAAAGGTTGATTATACGCAGTTCAATGACCATATCAAGAAAAGTATAGAGACGGATATACAGTCGGATTTTGACCAGGCTTATGAAGGCATTGTCAATCTTCCTGACAACGCACGGATGGGAGTTTACCTTGCTTATGTCTATTACCTTCAGCTTTTTGAGAAAATCAAAGGCGCCTCTTTTCAGGCCGTAAAGAGTGAGCGTATCAGGATCCCAAACCCTACGAAGCTCTTACTGCTGACTAAAACCTATTTTCAGTTTCGATTAAAAACCATTTGACCCATGACAAAAGTCTTTCTGAAACGGTTATATATTCAAAAGCGCTATTCCACACACCACACCATTTATCCATGAAAAAGCTACAAGTAGATATCGATCAAAATTCTGGATTTTGCTTCGGCGTCGTTTATGCGATAGAAATGGCGGAAGAAATCCTTCGGGACGATGGGCAATTATATTGTTTAGGAGATATTGTTCATAACGATGAGGAAGTCGCTCGCCTACAGGCTATGGGCCTGGAAATCATTAACCATGAGCAGCTTCAGAACATCCGGTCAGCAAAAGTGCTGATTCGCGCCCACGGTGAGCCACCATCGACTTACCGCATGGCATTGGAAAATGAGCTGGAGCTTATTGATGCCTCCTGCCCAGTAGTACTGAAACTTCAGAACCGTATAAAAAATGCTTTCGACAAGAAGGAGAAGATTTACATTTACGGCAAGCATGGGCATGCTGAAGTATTGGGCTTAATTGGGCAAACGAACAAAGAGGCGGTCGTCTTTCAGTCAATCGAAGAACTGAATATCGAGGAGCTTCCTCCCCAGATCAGCCTGTACAGCCAAACTACAAAAAGCACCGATTCATTTTATAAAATTCTCGCCACACTCCACGAGCATGGCATCTCTGTTAATGCTAATGACACCATTTGCCGACAGGTCTCCAACCGAGACAAGGAGCTGAAGAAGTTTGCCGCGCAATATGACCGTATTGTTTTTGTGTCGGGCACGAAATCATCGAATGGTAAAGTGCTATACAATATCTGTAAACAGCAAAACGAATCCACTCATTTCGTCTCGCACAAGAGTCAAATTGAGGCAGAATGGTTTTCAGAAGGGGACAGTGTCGGTATTTGTGGGGCAACATCCACCCCAATGTGGCTTATGGAGGAGGTGCAACAACACATTCAACAACTATAATTTTTTTATGCAGATTCTTATTAATATTCTGTTGGTCATTGGCGCCTTTCTTTTTATGGAAGGCGTTGCATGGTTCACCCACAAATATGTGATGCACGGTTTTCTATGGAGTTGGCATCAGGATCACCACACGGTGCATCAGAAAAATTTTGAGAAGAACGATCTTTTTGCCGTGGTCTTCAGCATTCCTGCCATTGTCATGATTGTGATTGGTTCGGAGTTCCCTGAGGTCAGATTCCTGTTATATCTCGGAATTGGGATAACCTGCTATGGGGTTTTCTACTCTATTTTCCACGACATCATTGTTCATCGGAGAATCAAGTTTAAATATCAGTTTAAATCCCGATACATGAAGCGTATTATGAAGGCGCATTACGTGCATCATGCGGTACATTCCAAAGAGGGTGCGGAAGCTTTCGGCTTTCTCTATGCGCCAAAAAAATATGAAAAACAGGGCATCACGAAAAAAGAAGTTCATCAGGCTTCCCGAACGGAGGCACATACTTCCTGATTGCCCTAAAATAGAAAAAACCTTCAGCTTGAATGCTGAAGGTTTTTTTTTATCTGAAAGTTCGCAAATGTTACTCTGCGTCCTCTACAGCTTCTGCTAACACAATAATCTTGTTTTCGAGTACTTCTACTACACCACCGTCAACTATGATAATAGATTCTTTATCATTAACGATGTACTTCAATGGACCTTTTGCCAAGGTAGAGATTAAAGGGGCGTGATTTGAAAGTACTTGAAATGCGCCATTGGTTCCTGGGAAAGTAGCCGCAGATACTTCACCTTCAAAAACCTTACGGTCTGGTGTTACGATTTCCAAGTATATCATTACCTGTTGGTTTTATGAAAAGAGCGATACCGAAGCACCGCTCTCTATATATTATCAAAAGTGATTATTCGGCAGCTTCAGCCAACAATTTCTCACCTTTCTCAATCGCTTCTTCGATTGCACCTACGAATGTAAATGCCGCCTCAGGAAGGTGATCTACTTCACCGTTCATGATCATTTTGAAACCACGAAGCGTGTCTTTGATATCTACCAGACAACCTGGGATACCCGAGAACTGCTCTGCCACGTGGAATGGCTGAGACAAGAAACGCTGAACACGACGAGCGCGGTGTACTACCTGCTTATCTTCGTCAGACAATTCATCCATACCCAAAATCGCAATGATATCCTGAAGCTCATTGTAACGTTGCAAGATGTTAATTACATCCTGAGCTACTTGGTAATGATCTTCACCTACGATATCTGGAGAAAGGATACGTGAAGTTGAATCCAATGGATCTACCGCTGGGTAGATACCCTGAGAAGCAATCTTACGAGACAATACTGTTTTTGCATCCAAGTGGGCGAAAGTTGTCGCTGGTGCAGGGTCAGTCAAGTCATCGGCTGGTACATATACTGCTTGTACAGAAGTAATGGAACCGTTTTTAGTCGATGAAATACGCTCCTGCATAGCTCCCATCTCTGTTGCCAAAGTTGGTTGGTAACCTACCGCTGATGGCATACGACCCAAAAGTGCCGATACCTCAGAACCTGCCTGCGTAAAGCGGAAGATGTTATCTACGAAGAAAAGGATATCACGTCCTTTACCAGAACCATCACCGTCACGGAAGTACTCAGCGATTGTCAAACCAGACAATGCTACACGTGCACGCGCCCCAGGAGGCTCGTTCATCTGTCCGTAAACCAGTGTTGCCTGAGAAGTTTCCAACTGTGCTCTGTCTACTTTAGACAAATCCCAGTCTCCTGCTTCCATAGACTCTTCAAACTCTTTACCGTATTTGATTACACCTGATTCGATCATCTCACGAAGCAAGTCATTACCCTCACGAGTACGCTCACCAACACCTGCAAATACAGACAAACCAGAGTATGCCTTTGCAATGTTGTTGATCAACTCCATAATCAATACTGTTTTACCTACTCCGGCACCACCGAAAAGACCAATCTTACCACCTTTAGCATAAGGCTCAATAAGGTCAATCACTTTGATACCAGTGAAAAGAATTTCAGTAGAGGTTGATAGCTCCTCATATGCTGGAGCTGAGCGGTGAATAGGAAGACCTTCTTGTGTTTTTGGAGCACCCATACCGTCGATTGCTTCACCAATCACGTTAAACATACGACCGCGGATGTCTTCACCTACGGGCATCTGAATTGGGGAACCCAAATCTTTTACTTCCAATCCTCGAAGAAGACCTTCAGTACCGTCCATAGCAATGGTACGTACACGATTCTCTCCTAAGTGCTGTTGAACTTCAAGTACCACTCTTGCGCCATCAGTCGGCTTGATTACCTCAAGACCGTTCATAATGGCAGGCAACGTCATACCTTCAGCGTCAAAAGCGACGTCTACAACTGGTCCAATAACCGTTGTGATTTTGCCAATGTTTGCCATGCTAAAATTATATTCTATTGATCGATGGTCAATAATTTATATTTCCCAGACCAGATTTTCGGAGAAAGAGGCCTGCAGAAAAATTATTGTAATGCGTAAATGTCTTGCATCCGTACGGACGTAAGAACGGCTAAATTTACACAAATTTTTATATT is a window from the Persicobacter psychrovividus genome containing:
- a CDS encoding RHS repeat-associated core domain-containing protein, which translates into the protein MSADYAMASGATFKSTTDQFKVNNLSYDKNKNIQKISRFDDKGDVMDDFTYHYSSRNQLARVAHGGLGDYGSFSYDEIGQLKQAIYKEWDGNVELTEQKLTLNPTFNLSGHMTRVDVQKGTNLFAVNYGYNVNGHRSFQANDDDNLKTYYVNDASGNVLAIYQQSNQGTPQLIEVPIYGSSRLGTAYAGNEDPVYEIRDHLGNVRSLVAWNKEAINSGGHASYYPFGYRMSTTDISYRYGYQGEFAEDDTNTHNWHTFQARMYDARIGRWISVDPARQFASGYVGMGNNPVMMVDPGGEAIITSMLIGVAISVATNGISNSFNGNNFWDGAGKAAIFGAIGGAASFGIGQMIVGIPATGAGSMSAFGKGTLQAFMHGHVGGVMNLAQGGEYIHGFASGAMGSAASSAIGGIKVNPKNIYWQKAGLIAAGGLVGGVSSEIAGGEFADGFRNGLISSGLNHAAHPLASKLDEKIEQGKENRNYNKLNGPDKIRYKLGTLGNYDAGEINQRLSEGGIIFGGIESLMQSTTFTSVKPIYGHVSPDKIVGVMRSTPKIIPIIGGIAKHGGLAVGVFSVAYDAVQLYNGNQTLGNFIYNTTGVGAAYAAGMVHPLLGVAVGAGFYLAPMAIEGYQNLMQEITYKTQRGYIDFNNGIRSGWVPRF
- a CDS encoding TrkH family potassium uptake protein, which gives rise to MRFHFKSIIHILGMLLIINSVFMLTALPFSIYFQDMQHWAILKAFAITMGAGSLAFFFTRQTERVVKKRDVYIVVTFGWILMALSATLPYLFSGAIHNLTDAFFECISGYTTTGASILKDIEAVAPSILYWRSLTQWIGGMGIIVLTVAILPLIGVGGMQLFVAEAPGISADKLRPRITDTAKRLWVIYIGLTLTETVLLRVFGMTWYDAFNHSLTTMATGGFSTKNASIAHFPNPLIQYTIIIFMFFAGTNFSMMYFGFQGQLKKVWNNDEFRAYFLSIVGLSTVFGLYVGYQLYGDIELGFRDVAFQLVSLITTTGFVSADYTSWAPFLTILCFILLFVGGSAGSTAGGIKTVRHLILAKNGWLDLKRQLHPSAVIPVRLNGKAVSGEITYTVLAFVIIFLITFVIGAMLLAMTGLDLMTAMGASATSLGNVGPGIGSVGPVDNFAWLPPMAKWICSSLMLLGRLELFTVLLLFTPFFWRGN
- the trkA gene encoding Trk system potassium transporter TrkA, whose amino-acid sequence is MHIVIAGAGEVGFHLAKQLAHEQKDIVIIDTDKERLQYVSNQLDVATIEGNSIYYDVLKDAEVAKADLLIAVTPAEETNLATCMIGKKLGAQRTVARINNVDFLSHRQREDLRSLGIDELISPESLAAREIKRLLREAALTDTFEFDRGMLSLIGIHIEEGDPFAGVTLKDSASLNKNRDFVIVAVLRDGQTIIPDGDTRLEVNDYVYFIAEPTGVDAVFSLKGGTKKRIKDIMILGGSRTGLHAARKLSERTNKYRVKLVEKDKEKCFLLADQLPEVLVINGDSNDVSLLKEEGLEEMDAFIAVTGNSETNIISCLLAKNNNVQKTIALVENMDYIHLSQAIGVDTMINKKLIAANFICRYLRRGNVLTVTSVHGVDAEVMEFEVRENSAICFQKVRDLDFPEGAIIGGVIRNTRGFTTMGNFEFNPKDHVVVLCKPEAIRVVERFFK
- a CDS encoding RNA polymerase sigma factor — encoded protein: MTALEFSYNLDKLSTSLRPFAMRLTKDSEAANDLLQETVLKAYTNREKFTEGTNLKAWLYTIMKNTFITNYQRMVRRNTFIDTTDNLHYINSSGNITENMAYSSFAMRDIKEAIGKLDENYRLPFLMHFRGFKYYEIAEKLNIPIGTVKNRIHIARKDLKSMLKNYQGKL
- a CDS encoding phytoene desaturase family protein, giving the protein MNSIKKKAVVIGAGFSGISVASSLAQKGYQVTVIEKNTQLGGRARQYHCSGFTFDMGPSWYWMPDIFENYFKQFGKKPSDYYELVRLDPSYTIVFDEKEHWPIPASTKELGEFLEKFEKGAAKQLDKFLEQAAYKYKVGINDFVNRPSLSVTEFIDFKILKGALSLDLLSSLASHVRKFFKHEKIIKLLEFPVLFLGATPQNTPALYSLMNYADLSLGTWYPQGGMYKIVEGMVSLAEELGVEFKTGETVSHIEVNDGKARGVTTDQGHYHADIVVGGADYEHIEQKLLPPQYRSYSRKYWEKRTMAPSALLFYIGLDKKLEGINHHMLFFDEDFNQHAKDIYTDPKWPSKPLFYMSAASVTDPSVAPEGKENLVLLIPVAPGLQDDEQTRTHYYDIIMARLERLIGQSVKKHVLFKKSYAITDFENDYNAFRGNAYGLANTLSQTAILKPKCRSKVVENLYFVGQLTVPGPGVPPSLISGTVVAKEIEKAYAPH
- a CDS encoding phytoene/squalene synthase family protein, with the protein product MMDLFTKTTFDCAKLITQAYSTSFTLGIKTLDKSLHEPIYAIYGFVRYADEIVDTFHQWDRAALLNRFEKDTFQSLEEGISLNPVLHAFQNVVNAYKIDHEYIKAFLYSMRMDLTETTYDQQKYETYIYGSAEVVGLMCLKVFCQHSNADFDHLKTAACKLGSAFQKVNFLRDMKSDHEERGRVYFPKVDYTQFNDHIKKSIETDIQSDFDQAYEGIVNLPDNARMGVYLAYVYYLQLFEKIKGASFQAVKSERIRIPNPTKLLLLTKTYFQFRLKTI
- a CDS encoding 4-hydroxy-3-methylbut-2-enyl diphosphate reductase, with the protein product MKKLQVDIDQNSGFCFGVVYAIEMAEEILRDDGQLYCLGDIVHNDEEVARLQAMGLEIINHEQLQNIRSAKVLIRAHGEPPSTYRMALENELELIDASCPVVLKLQNRIKNAFDKKEKIYIYGKHGHAEVLGLIGQTNKEAVVFQSIEELNIEELPPQISLYSQTTKSTDSFYKILATLHEHGISVNANDTICRQVSNRDKELKKFAAQYDRIVFVSGTKSSNGKVLYNICKQQNESTHFVSHKSQIEAEWFSEGDSVGICGATSTPMWLMEEVQQHIQQL